The following coding sequences are from one Kallotenue papyrolyticum window:
- the nadD gene encoding nicotinate-nucleotide adenylyltransferase, giving the protein MALRLALLGGTFDPIHFGHLALAADVQHALQLDRVVFVPAAQQPFKLGRSVAPARDRLRMVQLAIADDALFDVSAIEIERGGVSYSVDTVVAFRRMFPAAELFFIVGADAAGDLARWHRVEELVRHARLVIVDRPGVAFDLQRLYAALPPARGRTCHVPGPAFDIASSEIRRRLRAGLPVRYHLPAAVYRYIQTQGLYVRAASDAPAS; this is encoded by the coding sequence ATGGCACTGCGACTGGCGCTGCTAGGCGGAACCTTTGATCCGATCCACTTTGGCCACCTGGCGCTGGCGGCGGATGTACAGCACGCGCTGCAGCTCGACCGGGTGGTGTTTGTGCCTGCCGCGCAGCAGCCCTTCAAGCTGGGGCGCAGCGTAGCTCCGGCGCGCGATCGGCTGCGCATGGTCCAGCTCGCGATTGCCGACGATGCGCTGTTTGATGTCTCGGCGATCGAGATCGAGCGCGGCGGGGTGTCCTACAGCGTCGATACGGTGGTGGCGTTTCGGCGCATGTTTCCTGCCGCAGAGCTGTTCTTTATCGTCGGTGCGGACGCCGCCGGCGATCTGGCGCGCTGGCATCGCGTTGAGGAGCTCGTGCGGCACGCGCGCCTGGTGATCGTTGACCGTCCGGGCGTGGCCTTCGATCTCCAGCGGCTCTACGCCGCGTTACCGCCGGCGCGCGGACGGACATGCCACGTGCCTGGCCCGGCCTTTGATATTGCGTCCAGCGAGATTCGGCGGCGGCTACGCGCGGGCCTGCCCGTGCGCTACCATCTGCCGGCGGCAGTGTATCGCTATATTCAAACCCAGGGGTTGTATGTCCGCGCCGCATCCGACGCTCCTGCCTCGTGA
- a CDS encoding DNA repair helicase XPB, protein MPQNAPLIVQSDSTILADVHAPDYEAVRPLLARFAELERSPEHIHFYRITPLSLWNAAAAGLRITDVLDVLSRYSRFELPANLVTLIAETMARYGVLRLTRHAQALVLEADDSALLDRVCADERCRPYLGQRLTPRAVQVEPWARGELKQALVGLGYPAEDLAGYVQGAALHFELRAVSVQGQPFALRDYQQAAVAAFYDGGSARGGSGVVVLPCGAGKTVVGIGAMHAAQTHTLILTPSTVAARQWIGEILDKTTLTAAEVGEYSSDRKELKPVTVATYQILTYRPFTVDQETGEIGDFPHLSLFRERDWGLLIYDEVHLLPAPVFRATAELQARRRLGLTATLIREDGRERDVFSLIGPKKYDLPWRDLERAGWIASAECIEVRVDMDDERRMAAALAESRQEAYRIAAENPAKLAVVQALAARHRDDHVLIIGQYLEQLETIARCLEAPLLTGRTPSAERERLYAAFRQGELPLLVVSKVANFAVDLPDANVAIQVSGTFGSRQEEAQRLGRILRPKADGRPARFYTIVTRDSRDQEFAAKRQLFLAEQGYRYAIIDAHNL, encoded by the coding sequence ATGCCACAGAATGCGCCGCTGATCGTTCAGAGTGACAGCACGATCCTTGCCGACGTTCACGCGCCCGACTACGAAGCGGTCCGTCCGCTGCTGGCGCGCTTTGCCGAACTGGAACGTTCGCCGGAGCACATCCACTTCTACCGCATCACACCGCTCTCACTGTGGAATGCCGCCGCTGCCGGCCTGCGCATCACCGACGTGCTCGATGTGCTCAGCCGCTACAGTCGCTTCGAGCTGCCGGCCAACCTGGTAACGCTGATCGCCGAGACCATGGCACGCTACGGCGTGCTGCGCCTGACACGCCACGCCCAGGCGCTGGTGTTGGAAGCCGACGACAGTGCACTGCTGGACCGCGTCTGCGCCGATGAGCGCTGTCGGCCCTACCTGGGCCAGCGCCTCACGCCACGGGCGGTACAGGTCGAACCTTGGGCCCGCGGCGAGCTGAAGCAAGCCCTGGTCGGGCTGGGCTATCCTGCCGAAGACCTGGCCGGCTATGTCCAGGGCGCGGCGTTGCACTTCGAACTACGCGCGGTCTCGGTCCAGGGCCAGCCCTTTGCGCTGCGCGACTACCAGCAGGCGGCCGTGGCCGCGTTCTACGACGGCGGTTCGGCGCGCGGCGGCAGCGGCGTGGTGGTCTTGCCCTGCGGCGCGGGCAAGACCGTGGTGGGCATCGGCGCGATGCATGCGGCCCAAACGCATACGCTGATCCTCACGCCCAGCACGGTGGCCGCGCGCCAGTGGATCGGCGAGATTTTGGACAAAACCACGCTCACTGCCGCCGAGGTCGGCGAGTACTCCAGCGATCGCAAGGAATTGAAACCGGTCACGGTCGCCACCTACCAGATCCTGACCTACCGTCCCTTCACGGTGGATCAGGAGACCGGCGAGATCGGCGACTTTCCACATCTGAGCCTGTTCCGCGAACGCGACTGGGGCTTATTAATCTACGACGAGGTCCACCTGCTGCCGGCGCCGGTCTTCCGCGCCACCGCCGAGCTGCAGGCGCGGCGACGCCTGGGCCTGACCGCCACGCTGATCCGCGAGGATGGCCGCGAGCGCGATGTCTTTTCGCTGATCGGCCCCAAGAAGTACGACCTGCCCTGGCGCGACCTGGAGCGCGCCGGCTGGATCGCCAGCGCCGAATGCATCGAGGTGCGCGTGGACATGGACGACGAGCGGCGCATGGCCGCGGCCCTGGCCGAGAGCCGCCAGGAAGCCTACCGCATCGCGGCGGAAAATCCGGCCAAACTGGCCGTGGTCCAGGCACTGGCTGCACGCCACCGCGATGATCACGTGCTGATCATCGGTCAGTACCTGGAGCAGCTCGAAACCATTGCCCGCTGCCTGGAAGCGCCGCTGCTCACCGGGCGTACCCCCAGCGCCGAGCGCGAACGCCTGTACGCCGCCTTCCGCCAGGGCGAGCTGCCCCTGCTGGTAGTCTCCAAAGTCGCCAACTTCGCCGTAGACCTGCCCGACGCCAACGTCGCCATCCAGGTCTCAGGCACCTTTGGCTCGCGGCAGGAGGAAGCACAGCGCCTGGGGCGCATCCTGCGCCCCAAGGCCGATGGACGCCCGGCGCGCTTCTACACCATCGTCACCCGCGACTCGCGCGACCAGGAGTTTGCCGCCAAGCGTCAGCTCTTTCTGGCGGAACAGGGCTACCGCTACGCCATCATCGATGCGCACAACCTGTAA
- the rsmG gene encoding 16S rRNA (guanine(527)-N(7))-methyltransferase RsmG, whose amino-acid sequence MSAPHPTLLPRELLATTAAGWGLALSEAQLAQYERYLAELLRWNRRANLTAIVDPQAATVRHLLDALALARVWPAQPPASLADVGTGAGVPGLVLKILWPDTELLLIESVAKKTDFLQHVTAALNLHGVTILTARAEDVGRDPRYRERYAAVTARAVAALNVLVEYCLPLCRVGGVVVAPKGADGAAEAAAAAAAIELLGGRLRSVLPYQLPGLDPRTLVVIDKLAPTPERYPRRAGVPHKRPLPEQR is encoded by the coding sequence ATGTCCGCGCCGCATCCGACGCTCCTGCCTCGTGAGCTGCTGGCAACCACCGCCGCCGGCTGGGGCCTGGCCCTCAGCGAAGCGCAACTGGCGCAGTACGAGCGCTACCTGGCCGAGCTGCTGCGCTGGAACCGGCGTGCCAACCTCACGGCCATCGTCGATCCCCAGGCCGCGACGGTGCGTCACCTGCTCGATGCCCTGGCGTTGGCGCGCGTCTGGCCCGCTCAGCCGCCCGCGTCACTGGCCGATGTCGGCACCGGCGCAGGTGTTCCCGGGCTGGTGCTTAAAATCCTCTGGCCCGACACCGAGCTGTTGCTGATCGAGAGTGTTGCCAAGAAGACGGATTTTCTGCAGCATGTCACCGCGGCGCTCAACCTGCACGGCGTGACGATCCTGACCGCCCGGGCCGAGGATGTCGGGCGTGATCCTCGGTACCGTGAACGCTACGCGGCGGTGACCGCGCGGGCGGTGGCCGCGCTCAATGTGCTGGTGGAGTACTGCCTGCCGCTCTGCCGCGTCGGTGGCGTGGTCGTCGCGCCCAAGGGCGCCGACGGCGCTGCTGAAGCCGCAGCCGCAGCCGCGGCGATCGAGCTGCTGGGTGGCCGCCTGCGCAGCGTGCTGCCCTACCAGTTGCCAGGGCTCGACCCGCGCACGCTGGTGGTGATCGACAAGCTTGCGCCCACGCCGGAGCGCTACCCGCGCCGGGCGGGGGTGCCCCACAAGCGCCCGCTGCCGGAGCAGCGCTGA
- the rpsA gene encoding 30S ribosomal protein S1: MSNHPTASSATEQEQASANAPATNGTQDDRALLEQYLQDPANDYYNLQYGDTVDGVIMHIDRDELLVDIGSKAEGVVPAKEMQSLLPEERAALKVGDEVLVFVVQPEDKEGRAVLSLDKARQEKSWRRLQQQFEAGEVLQARVINYNKGGVLVNLDGVRGFVPASQVSGISRGSDSQKQSDMAKLVGSTLTLKIIEINRARNRLILSERQAVQEVREARKDEILDTLREGDVREGTVTSITDFGAFVDIGGADGLVHLSEISWSRVKHPGEVLKVGDKVKVYVLNIDSDRKRIALSIKRTQAEPWQTISGRYELGQLVEATITQLASFGAFARLEDGVEGLIHVSEMGDGRIQHPREVVKEGDTVPVRIIRIDPARKRIGLSMRRVEGDDGNYPVEDFDYDTEPVEELRDTSEQASGEES, encoded by the coding sequence ATGAGCAATCATCCAACTGCTTCGTCGGCGACGGAGCAGGAGCAGGCATCGGCCAACGCTCCCGCGACCAACGGCACCCAGGACGATCGCGCTCTGCTGGAGCAATATCTGCAGGATCCGGCCAACGACTACTACAACCTGCAATATGGCGACACGGTCGATGGCGTGATCATGCACATCGATCGGGACGAACTCCTGGTCGATATCGGCTCCAAGGCCGAGGGCGTAGTTCCGGCCAAGGAAATGCAATCGCTGTTGCCGGAAGAGCGCGCCGCACTGAAGGTGGGCGATGAAGTCTTGGTCTTTGTCGTCCAGCCCGAAGATAAAGAAGGGCGGGCCGTCCTTTCGCTGGACAAGGCGCGCCAGGAGAAGAGCTGGCGGCGCTTGCAGCAGCAGTTCGAGGCCGGCGAAGTCCTGCAGGCCCGGGTCATCAACTACAACAAGGGTGGCGTGTTGGTCAACCTCGACGGCGTGCGCGGGTTCGTACCCGCCTCGCAGGTCAGCGGCATCAGCCGCGGCTCCGACTCGCAGAAGCAGAGCGATATGGCCAAACTGGTCGGATCGACGCTCACGCTCAAGATCATCGAGATCAACCGGGCGCGCAACCGCCTGATCCTGAGCGAGCGGCAGGCCGTCCAGGAGGTGCGCGAGGCACGCAAGGACGAGATCCTCGACACGCTGCGCGAAGGCGATGTGCGCGAGGGCACCGTCACCTCGATCACCGATTTTGGCGCTTTCGTAGACATCGGTGGCGCCGATGGCCTGGTACACCTGAGCGAGATCTCGTGGAGCCGCGTCAAGCATCCGGGCGAGGTGCTCAAGGTTGGCGACAAGGTCAAAGTGTACGTCCTGAACATCGACAGCGATCGCAAGCGGATTGCCCTGTCGATCAAGCGCACGCAGGCAGAACCATGGCAGACGATCAGCGGGCGCTACGAGCTGGGCCAACTGGTCGAAGCGACGATCACCCAACTAGCCTCCTTCGGTGCCTTTGCGCGGCTGGAGGACGGCGTCGAGGGGCTGATCCACGTCTCGGAGATGGGCGACGGGCGCATCCAACACCCGCGCGAAGTCGTTAAAGAAGGTGATACGGTTCCGGTGCGCATCATCCGTATCGATCCGGCCCGCAAGCGCATCGGCCTGAGCATGCGCCGCGTCGAGGGCGACGACGGCAACTACCCGGTCGAGGATTTCGACTACGACACCGAACCGGTTGAGGAACTGCGCGATACGTCTGAGCAGGCTTCGGGCGAAGAATCTTAA